The proteins below come from a single Asanoa ferruginea genomic window:
- a CDS encoding ATP-binding protein: MPTDVHFLVADDEPYAVVQLQGVLDQRSAEALRGALLSVVADRTPAVIEVTGPRIDDPTVLSTFEEVARETADWPSRQPMISVPHAFAGPWENVGFRVADRADHPPPHSTESLLRADLDPVTGAARRARELVTEACARWEQPAVAGAACIVVTELVNNVVAHAQTAMTVLVGRGADGDTLHLSVRDWSTAVPVYAGPVPTTAYGGRGLLLIQAVALRWGVTDLPDGKVVWSVVAPDYDHAD, from the coding sequence ATGCCGACCGATGTGCATTTTCTGGTGGCCGACGACGAGCCCTACGCGGTCGTTCAGCTCCAGGGCGTGCTCGACCAGCGGTCGGCCGAGGCGCTGCGCGGTGCCCTGCTGTCGGTCGTGGCCGACCGCACGCCCGCCGTGATCGAGGTGACCGGCCCGCGGATCGACGACCCGACCGTCCTGTCGACCTTCGAGGAAGTGGCCCGGGAAACCGCCGACTGGCCGTCGCGCCAGCCGATGATCAGCGTGCCGCACGCGTTCGCGGGGCCATGGGAAAACGTCGGCTTCCGCGTGGCCGACCGCGCCGACCACCCGCCGCCGCACTCCACCGAGTCATTGCTCCGCGCCGACCTCGACCCGGTCACCGGCGCCGCCCGCCGCGCGCGCGAGCTGGTCACCGAGGCGTGCGCCCGCTGGGAACAACCGGCGGTCGCCGGCGCGGCCTGCATCGTGGTCACCGAGCTGGTCAACAACGTGGTGGCACACGCCCAGACGGCAATGACGGTCCTGGTCGGCCGCGGCGCCGACGGCGACACCCTGCACCTGTCGGTCCGCGACTGGTCGACCGCGGTCCCGGTCTACGCGGGCCCGGTGCCGACGACCGCGTACGGCGGCCGAGGTTTGCTGTTGATCCAGGCGGTAGCCCTGCGCTGGGGCGTCACTGACCTACCCGACGGCAAGGTCGTCTGGTCAGTCGTGGCCCCCGACTACGACCACGCCGATTAG
- a CDS encoding SigB/SigF/SigG family RNA polymerase sigma factor — translation MTLQSGLPASGELDLPALDAVAMSYAQRSGDDARRLARERLVRSAMPFAGRLARRYRGRGEPMDDLEQVARLGLLKAVDRFDPERGAFTGFAAATIIGELRRHFRDRTWGVHVPRRMQELSIEVNRASTEMTAKLRRSPTVPELAERLRVDEDDVLAALETAAAYTPLSLNMPARAESEAELGDLIGGADVGLEAVDDRLTVASLLCRLPERERRILALRFYGNKTQTEIATELGISQMHVSRLLSRALAWLREAMLSDAPKQWQAGMGPGEHHEITVQRRDKASLVRLDVAGEVDRDTADPLRAALLEAVQAVSDRPQPREVAVSLAGVPIIDAAGVSALLAGLEAARAAGVRLRIGDMQVYVRRTLRVAGLNPIMSAPHA, via the coding sequence ATGACCCTTCAAAGCGGCTTGCCCGCTTCCGGTGAACTAGATCTTCCGGCCCTCGACGCGGTCGCCATGTCGTATGCCCAGCGTTCGGGAGATGATGCACGGCGGTTGGCGCGGGAACGCCTGGTGCGCTCGGCGATGCCCTTCGCGGGCCGGTTGGCGCGGCGCTATCGGGGCCGCGGTGAACCGATGGACGACCTGGAGCAGGTGGCCCGTCTGGGCCTCTTGAAGGCCGTCGACCGCTTTGACCCCGAACGCGGCGCTTTCACCGGTTTCGCGGCGGCGACAATTATCGGCGAACTCCGCCGGCATTTCCGCGACCGCACCTGGGGCGTCCACGTCCCGCGGCGGATGCAGGAGCTCAGCATCGAGGTCAACCGGGCATCCACCGAGATGACCGCGAAGCTGCGCCGCTCGCCGACGGTGCCAGAGCTGGCCGAACGCCTGCGGGTCGACGAAGACGACGTGCTGGCGGCGCTGGAGACGGCGGCCGCCTACACACCGTTGTCGCTCAACATGCCGGCCCGCGCCGAGAGCGAGGCCGAGCTGGGCGACCTGATCGGCGGCGCCGACGTGGGCCTGGAGGCGGTCGACGACCGCCTGACGGTCGCCAGCCTGCTGTGCCGGCTACCGGAACGCGAGCGCCGCATCCTGGCGCTGCGCTTCTACGGCAACAAGACGCAGACCGAGATCGCCACCGAACTGGGCATCTCCCAGATGCACGTGTCCCGCCTGCTGTCCCGCGCGCTGGCCTGGCTCCGCGAGGCGATGCTGAGCGACGCCCCGAAGCAGTGGCAGGCCGGCATGGGCCCGGGCGAACACCACGAGATCACCGTGCAGCGCCGCGACAAGGCGAGCCTGGTCCGCCTGGACGTGGCCGGCGAGGTCGACCGCGACACGGCCGACCCGTTGCGGGCGGCACTGTTGGAGGCGGTGCAGGCGGTGTCGGACCGCCCACAGCCACGCGAGGTGGCCGTGAGCCTGGCGGGCGTGCCGATCATCGACGCCGCGGGCGTTTCCGCGCTGCTGGCGGGCCTGGAGGCCGCCCGCGCAGCCGGCGTGCGCCTGCGCATCGGCGACATGCAGGTCTACGTCCGCCGCACCCTGCGGGTGGCCGGCCTCAACCCCATCATGTCGGCGCCACACGCCTAG
- a CDS encoding type II toxin-antitoxin system antitoxin SocA domain-containing protein, with amino-acid sequence MATVHDVAAAVLERHGRTTTMKLEKLVYYCQGWHLARHGSPLFDETLEAWQQGPVAPALFKHHRQQREVANWPLGSAKNLTPMELSSVRWVVSEYGKFTASELSEMTHQELPWKAARVGLSDSQPSDAPISTDLMRIYYARQIAEAETSVALATSNAAIEGVEFTEDWQDRLRDVATGRITADDLVAEVIGRLNRG; translated from the coding sequence ATGGCCACCGTGCACGATGTCGCCGCCGCCGTTCTCGAACGCCACGGTCGCACGACGACGATGAAGCTGGAAAAGCTTGTCTATTACTGCCAGGGATGGCATCTGGCGCGACACGGCTCGCCGTTGTTTGACGAAACGCTCGAAGCCTGGCAACAGGGTCCGGTCGCACCTGCCCTTTTCAAGCATCACCGGCAACAGCGCGAGGTCGCGAATTGGCCTCTCGGGTCCGCGAAAAACTTGACGCCGATGGAGCTGTCGTCGGTGCGATGGGTCGTTTCCGAATACGGCAAGTTCACTGCCAGCGAGCTCTCCGAGATGACCCATCAGGAGCTGCCCTGGAAGGCGGCCAGGGTCGGCCTGTCTGATTCACAGCCCTCGGACGCGCCGATCAGCACCGACCTCATGCGGATCTACTACGCACGTCAGATCGCCGAGGCCGAGACCTCGGTCGCCCTCGCCACCTCCAACGCAGCTATCGAGGGCGTCGAGTTCACCGAAGATTGGCAGGACAGGCTCCGAGACGTGGCGACCGGCCGGATCACTGCCGACGATCTCGTGGCCGAGGTGATCGGCCGGCTCAACCGTGGATGA
- the rsgA gene encoding ribosome small subunit-dependent GTPase A has product MAVDRGRYTVEVDGGPPVTAMRARELGRKSVVVGDRVALVGDTSGSAGALARIVRIAERTSVLRRTADDDDSTPEGRLERVVVANADQLVIVSSLSDPPPRTGFIDRCLVAAYDADIEPLLCLTKADLAGPEEVLDYYAELDLPHVLVRPDSDLAGVRERLSGLASVMVGHSGVGKSTLVNRLVPDAYRAVGVVSAIGRGRHTSTSAVALKLPGDDGWIIDTPGVRSFGLAHVSADSLLHGFPDLVEGTVECRPNCEHTPHDQDCALDAWVAAGNADPRRLASYRRLLASRAGEDTES; this is encoded by the coding sequence ATGGCGGTCGACCGGGGCCGCTACACGGTCGAGGTCGACGGCGGCCCGCCGGTCACCGCGATGCGCGCCCGCGAGCTGGGTCGCAAGTCGGTCGTGGTGGGCGACCGGGTGGCGCTGGTCGGCGACACCTCGGGCTCGGCCGGTGCGCTGGCCCGGATCGTCCGGATCGCCGAGCGCACCTCGGTGCTGCGCCGCACCGCCGACGATGACGACAGCACGCCCGAGGGCCGCCTGGAGCGGGTGGTCGTGGCCAACGCCGACCAACTCGTCATCGTCAGCTCCCTGTCGGATCCGCCGCCGCGCACCGGATTCATCGACCGCTGCCTGGTCGCCGCCTACGACGCCGACATCGAGCCGCTGCTCTGCCTCACCAAGGCCGACCTGGCCGGGCCCGAGGAGGTGCTCGACTACTACGCCGAACTCGACCTGCCACACGTGCTGGTGCGCCCCGACAGCGACCTGGCCGGGGTCCGCGAGCGGCTGTCCGGGCTGGCCTCGGTGATGGTCGGTCACTCCGGCGTGGGCAAGTCGACGCTGGTCAACCGCCTGGTGCCAGACGCCTACCGGGCGGTGGGCGTGGTCAGCGCGATCGGCCGCGGCCGGCACACCTCGACCAGCGCGGTGGCGCTGAAGCTGCCCGGCGACGACGGCTGGATCATCGACACGCCCGGCGTACGCAGCTTCGGGCTCGCCCACGTCTCCGCCGACAGCCTGCTGCACGGCTTCCCGGACCTGGTCGAGGGCACCGTCGAGTGCCGGCCCAACTGCGAGCACACCCCGCACGACCAGGACTGCGCGCTGGACGCCTGGGTCGCCGCCGGCAACGCCGACCCCCGCCGCCTCGCGAGCTATCGCCGGCTGCTGGCCTCCCGGGCCGGGGAAGACACCGAATCCTAG
- a CDS encoding SDR family NAD(P)-dependent oxidoreductase, which translates to MALTRPLAQAVVVITGASSGAGAATALEVARQGGTVVLAARGEPALDAVAERCRAFGGRTAVLPTDVTDPAAVQRLAEGSAALFGRVDAWVNNATTGAVGLFEEIPLGQLRQVIEVNLLGAAYGMRAALPHLRAAGGGVLVNNASALAAVALPYQSVYNAAKQGVRGLADTVRQELRVTGEKRISICTVLPAGTAAPVRQYAAGRRIAPPPPVQPPEVAAHTIVRLLTRPRREAYAGGIAARLRVNWRATPIPTEGDRRRATVRVGALLGLAAGTAAGTIAAVTRRHARSRRW; encoded by the coding sequence ATGGCGCTTACCCGCCCGCTCGCCCAAGCGGTGGTCGTGATCACCGGCGCCTCCAGCGGCGCCGGCGCGGCGACCGCGCTGGAGGTGGCGAGGCAGGGCGGCACGGTGGTGCTCGCCGCCCGTGGTGAACCAGCGCTGGACGCGGTCGCCGAGCGCTGCCGGGCGTTCGGCGGCCGGACGGCGGTGCTGCCGACCGACGTGACCGATCCGGCCGCCGTGCAGCGCCTGGCCGAGGGATCGGCGGCCCTGTTCGGCCGGGTGGACGCCTGGGTCAACAACGCCACCACGGGCGCGGTGGGCCTGTTCGAGGAGATCCCGCTCGGGCAACTCCGCCAGGTCATCGAGGTCAACCTGCTGGGCGCCGCCTACGGGATGCGGGCCGCCCTGCCACACCTGCGCGCGGCCGGCGGCGGCGTGCTGGTCAACAACGCCTCCGCGCTGGCCGCCGTCGCGCTGCCCTACCAGTCGGTCTACAACGCGGCCAAGCAGGGCGTACGCGGCCTCGCCGACACGGTCCGCCAGGAGTTGCGGGTCACCGGCGAGAAGCGGATCTCGATCTGCACCGTGCTGCCGGCCGGCACGGCCGCTCCGGTCCGCCAATACGCCGCCGGCCGGCGAATCGCGCCGCCACCACCGGTCCAGCCGCCGGAGGTGGCGGCCCACACGATCGTGCGGTTGCTGACCCGACCCCGCCGGGAGGCGTACGCCGGTGGGATCGCCGCCCGGTTGCGGGTCAACTGGCGTGCCACGCCGATCCCGACCGAAGGCGACCGCCGCCGCGCCACAGTGCGGGTCGGTGCGCTGCTCGGCCTGGCCGCCGGCACCGCGGCGGGCACGATCGCGGCCGTCACCCGCCGTCACGCACGGAGCCGGCGATGGTGA
- the aroA gene encoding 3-phosphoshikimate 1-carboxyvinyltransferase, producing MANQTAHVPWTPPTAADPVSATVQLPGSKSMTARALVLGAIGVGPSTLSRPLRARDTVLMAGGLRAMGLSVSTVDDDRWVVRPGTLQGPAHVDVGQAGTVMRFMPAIAGLAQGPVTFDGDPSVRQRPLRPLVDALRTLGVAIDTPSSLSLPLTVRGTGRVAGGEVVIDASASSQLVSGLLLAAPDFDRGVVVRHVGPPLPSAPHVRMTVQMLRAAGAGIDDSAPDIWVVEPGKLSGRGWTIEPDLSGAMPFFAAALVTGGSVTLLGWPRSSAQPVDRLRALLGQMGGEVTLGTEGLTVRGTGVVHGLDADLSEVGEMTPVLAALGAVADSPSSLRGVGHIRGHETDRLAALATELTALGASVTDTADGLEITPRPLRGGVFHTYDDHRMAHAGAVVGLVVPGIELDDVACTSKTMPDFPALWSAMVTGKN from the coding sequence GGCGCCATCGGCGTCGGCCCGTCGACGCTGTCCCGCCCCCTGCGGGCCCGCGACACCGTGCTGATGGCCGGCGGCCTGCGGGCGATGGGCCTCAGCGTCTCCACCGTCGACGACGACCGCTGGGTGGTCCGCCCGGGCACCCTCCAGGGCCCGGCACACGTCGACGTCGGCCAGGCCGGCACGGTGATGCGGTTCATGCCGGCGATCGCCGGCCTGGCGCAGGGCCCGGTCACCTTCGACGGCGACCCGTCGGTGCGGCAGCGCCCGCTGCGCCCCCTGGTCGACGCGCTGCGCACGCTCGGCGTGGCCATCGACACCCCGTCCAGCCTGAGCCTGCCGCTGACCGTCCGCGGCACCGGCCGGGTCGCCGGCGGTGAGGTGGTCATCGACGCATCCGCGTCCAGCCAACTCGTCTCCGGCCTGCTGCTGGCCGCGCCCGATTTCGACCGCGGCGTCGTGGTGCGCCACGTCGGCCCGCCGCTGCCGTCCGCGCCGCACGTGCGGATGACCGTGCAGATGCTCCGGGCGGCCGGGGCCGGCATCGACGACTCGGCACCCGACATCTGGGTGGTCGAGCCGGGCAAGCTCTCCGGGCGCGGCTGGACCATCGAGCCCGACCTCTCCGGCGCCATGCCGTTCTTCGCCGCGGCTCTGGTCACCGGCGGCTCGGTCACCCTGCTCGGCTGGCCGCGCAGCAGCGCCCAGCCGGTCGACCGGTTGCGGGCGCTGCTGGGCCAGATGGGCGGCGAGGTCACCCTGGGCACCGAGGGGCTGACCGTGCGCGGCACGGGAGTGGTGCACGGGCTCGACGCCGACCTCTCCGAGGTGGGCGAGATGACCCCGGTGCTGGCCGCGCTCGGTGCGGTGGCCGATTCACCATCGAGCCTGCGCGGCGTCGGCCACATCCGGGGCCACGAGACCGACCGGTTGGCCGCGCTGGCCACCGAGCTGACGGCGCTCGGCGCCTCGGTCACCGACACCGCCGACGGGCTGGAGATCACCCCGCGGCCGCTGCGTGGCGGCGTCTTCCACACCTACGACGACCACCGGATGGCACACGCCGGCGCGGTGGTCGGGCTGGTCGTGCCCGGCATCGAACTCGACGACGTGGCATGCACCTCGAAGACCATGCCGGACTTCCCGGCACTATGGTCAGCGATGGTGACCGGCAAAAACTAA
- the hisN gene encoding histidinol-phosphatase, producing MAPRYSDDLSLAHVLADTADKISMDRFRALDLRVESKPDLTPVSDADQAVERALRSTLGRTRPRDSVLGEEFGASEAAAGPGHRQWVIDPIDGTKNYIRGVPIWATLIALMEGDQPVVGLVSAPALGRRWWAALGHGAFAGRHTAAATPIRVSGVRRISDASFCYSSLHGWEETNRLDPVLDLIRQSWRSRAYGDFYGYMLVAEGAVDIMVEPELSLWDLAALIPIVTEAGGSFTDLTGRPGPAGGSAVATNGKIHEEVLTRLS from the coding sequence ATGGCCCCCCGGTATTCGGACGACCTTTCGCTCGCGCACGTTCTCGCCGACACCGCCGACAAGATCTCGATGGACCGGTTCCGGGCCCTCGACCTCCGGGTCGAGTCGAAGCCCGACCTGACCCCGGTCTCCGACGCCGATCAGGCCGTGGAGCGGGCGCTGCGATCGACCCTGGGCCGCACCCGGCCGCGCGACAGCGTGCTCGGCGAGGAGTTCGGCGCGTCGGAGGCGGCCGCCGGGCCCGGGCACCGGCAGTGGGTGATCGACCCGATCGACGGCACCAAGAACTACATCCGCGGTGTGCCGATCTGGGCCACGCTGATCGCCCTGATGGAAGGCGACCAGCCGGTGGTCGGGCTGGTCTCCGCACCGGCGCTCGGCCGGCGGTGGTGGGCGGCCCTCGGGCACGGTGCGTTCGCCGGCCGGCACACCGCCGCGGCGACACCCATTCGGGTCTCTGGCGTACGCCGGATCAGTGATGCCAGTTTCTGCTATTCGAGCCTGCACGGGTGGGAGGAGACGAACCGCCTCGACCCCGTGCTGGATCTGATCCGGCAGAGCTGGCGCAGCCGGGCCTACGGCGACTTCTACGGCTACATGCTGGTGGCCGAGGGCGCCGTCGACATCATGGTGGAGCCCGAACTTTCGTTGTGGGACCTGGCGGCGCTCATCCCGATCGTCACCGAGGCGGGTGGCAGTTTCACCGATCTGACGGGTCGTCCGGGTCCGGCAGGTGGGAGCGCCGTCGCCACGAACGGAAAAATTCACGAAGAGGTGCTTACCCGCTTGAGCTGA
- a CDS encoding Fic/DOC family protein — protein MDDPYCVPGTNCLANLLGITDADQLHEVEAQVASIRDVEISRSTVPGSYNASHLFRFHELLFRDVYAWAGQARTVDISKPGVYFCNWRFVEDEVTAVLDRLKDDGFLAGIRIDAFVPALAHYYGELNVRHPFREGNGRAIRAFLRQLAAAAGYRLDWSELSQHDNIAACQDHYRSGNTAELVKVLEPVVRRL, from the coding sequence GTGGATGATCCCTACTGCGTTCCAGGCACGAACTGCCTCGCGAATCTGTTGGGAATCACCGACGCCGACCAGTTACACGAAGTCGAAGCTCAAGTCGCGTCGATCCGTGACGTGGAAATCTCCCGTTCGACGGTTCCCGGCAGTTACAACGCATCCCATCTGTTCCGATTTCACGAGCTGCTGTTCCGCGATGTCTACGCGTGGGCGGGGCAGGCCCGCACCGTCGACATCAGCAAGCCTGGGGTGTATTTCTGCAACTGGCGGTTCGTCGAAGACGAGGTCACCGCGGTGCTCGACCGGTTGAAGGATGACGGTTTCCTGGCCGGCATCAGGATCGACGCGTTCGTCCCCGCCCTCGCCCATTACTACGGCGAACTCAACGTGCGGCATCCGTTCCGCGAGGGCAACGGGCGAGCGATCCGGGCGTTTCTCCGTCAACTCGCAGCGGCCGCCGGATACCGGCTGGACTGGTCCGAGCTGTCCCAGCATGACAACATCGCCGCCTGCCAGGACCACTACCGCAGCGGCAACACCGCCGAACTCGTCAAGGTCCTGGAGCCGGTCGTCCGCCGGCTCTGA